One Roseomonas sp. OT10 DNA window includes the following coding sequences:
- a CDS encoding penicillin-binding transpeptidase domain-containing protein yields the protein MAASPLVASSLAGAPDDAAEACTAVVERPDLAWLFTAEGTQGCFAARRFMPGSSPEQTVLVDPARAARRLPPASTFKLVTALAAVEFGVVVDADHPAIPWDGRTRPNPDWNRDHTLRSGFAASALPAFQEIVRRIGRERLAGFVRRLDYGNADLGSGPLETAWLGQGGLRISALEQVAFLERLRRGTLPVSAHARAVLHDIALLDEAGEARLYGKTGGLLRPALGWFVGWVEAPEGGCCFALNMDTPDPRLTGRRIPLARDMLAELGWL from the coding sequence TTGGCTGCCTCCCCCCTGGTCGCCTCCTCCCTGGCCGGCGCTCCGGACGACGCGGCGGAGGCCTGTACCGCGGTCGTGGAGCGACCGGACCTGGCCTGGCTGTTCACGGCCGAAGGCACCCAGGGCTGCTTCGCCGCCCGCCGCTTCATGCCGGGCTCCAGCCCGGAGCAGACGGTGCTGGTCGACCCGGCCCGTGCCGCGCGCCGGCTGCCGCCCGCCTCCACCTTCAAGCTGGTCACCGCCCTGGCGGCGGTGGAGTTCGGCGTGGTCGTGGACGCCGACCATCCTGCGATCCCCTGGGACGGCCGGACACGCCCCAACCCGGACTGGAACCGGGACCACACGCTGCGCAGCGGCTTCGCCGCCTCCGCCCTGCCCGCCTTCCAGGAGATCGTCCGCCGCATCGGCCGCGAGCGGCTGGCGGGCTTCGTCCGGCGCCTGGACTACGGCAATGCCGACCTGGGCAGCGGCCCGCTGGAGACCGCCTGGCTCGGCCAGGGCGGGCTACGGATCAGCGCGCTGGAGCAGGTGGCCTTCCTGGAGCGGCTGCGGCGCGGCACCCTGCCGGTCTCCGCCCACGCCCGCGCCGTCCTGCACGACATCGCCCTGTTGGACGAGGCGGGCGAGGCCCGCCTCTACGGCAAGACCGGCGGGCTGCTGCGGCCGGCCCTGGGCTGGTTCGTCGGCTGGGTGGAGGCGCCGGAGGGCGGCTGCTGCTTCGCCCTCAACATGGACACGCCCGACCCGCGCCTGACAGGGCGCCGCATCCCACTCGCCCGCGACATGCTGGCGGAGCTGGGCTGGCTGTAG
- a CDS encoding ribonuclease activity regulator RraA, whose protein sequence is MPVEVQPLDPSVVETLSGISTATLTTVLLKKGLRNVWMRGTRPLQPGQPRLVGRAFTLRFVPAREDLATPASWSNPISTRSAIEAMPPGVIAVADAMGVTDAGIFGDILCARMAKRQVAALITDGVMRDAAGVKGTGLPVWCQGAAAPPSVAGLTFINWQEPIGCGGVAVFPNDVVVVDDDGAVLIPQDLLEEVTALAAEQEAQESWIMGEVEKGAVLPGLYPPNAENKARYEASRKR, encoded by the coding sequence ATGCCCGTTGAAGTCCAGCCTCTCGACCCGTCCGTCGTGGAGACCCTGTCCGGCATCTCCACCGCCACCCTGACCACGGTCCTGCTGAAGAAGGGGCTGCGCAACGTCTGGATGCGCGGCACGCGGCCGCTGCAGCCGGGCCAGCCGCGCCTGGTCGGCCGCGCCTTCACCCTGCGCTTCGTCCCCGCGCGCGAGGACTTGGCGACGCCGGCGAGCTGGTCGAACCCGATCTCCACCCGCAGCGCCATCGAGGCGATGCCGCCCGGCGTCATCGCCGTGGCCGATGCGATGGGCGTCACCGATGCCGGCATCTTCGGCGACATCCTTTGCGCCCGCATGGCGAAGCGGCAGGTCGCGGCCCTGATCACCGACGGCGTCATGCGCGACGCCGCCGGGGTGAAGGGGACCGGCCTGCCCGTCTGGTGCCAGGGCGCGGCGGCCCCGCCCTCCGTCGCCGGGCTCACCTTCATCAACTGGCAGGAGCCGATCGGCTGTGGCGGCGTCGCCGTCTTCCCGAACGACGTGGTGGTGGTGGACGACGACGGCGCGGTCCTGATCCCGCAGGATCTGCTGGAGGAGGTCACGGCGCTGGCGGCGGAGCAGGAGGCGCAGGAATCCTGGATCATGGGCGAGGTGGAGAAGGGGGCTGTCCTCCCGGGCCTCTACCCCCCCAACGCGGAGAACAAGGCGCGCTACGAGGCCAGCCGCAAGCGCTGA
- the minC gene encoding septum site-determining protein MinC — MSAHAAPARSGGPEPFRLRAANFSLLVLRLLDGRVEAVVPAIADQFRRAPGFLRNAPIAIGLDDLEPDAQVDFATLVRELRAVAISPIGTTGGSPSLRSAALSAGLPPLRSVGGEAPEPPPVPAASLPPPPPPAAAEPPPARRTMVVEGSVRAGQRLWAQGSDLVVTGSVNPGAEVIADGNVHVWGTLKGRAIAGGADDTEARVFAMVFDPELVSIAGYYAVRDGLGEAPIGKAVQARLVGESMRFDRLGT; from the coding sequence ATGTCCGCACACGCCGCGCCTGCGCGCTCGGGAGGGCCGGAGCCCTTCCGCCTCCGCGCCGCCAATTTCAGCCTGCTGGTGCTGCGCCTGCTCGATGGCCGCGTGGAGGCCGTCGTGCCCGCCATCGCCGACCAGTTCCGCCGGGCACCCGGATTCCTGCGCAACGCCCCCATCGCCATCGGCCTGGACGACCTGGAGCCCGACGCCCAGGTCGATTTCGCGACCCTGGTCCGGGAGTTGCGCGCGGTCGCCATCTCGCCCATCGGCACCACGGGCGGCTCGCCCTCCCTGCGCTCCGCCGCCCTGTCGGCGGGGCTGCCGCCCTTGCGCAGCGTGGGGGGCGAGGCCCCGGAACCGCCGCCCGTGCCGGCCGCCAGCCTGCCTCCCCCACCCCCCCCGGCCGCGGCGGAGCCGCCGCCGGCGAGGCGGACCATGGTGGTGGAGGGCTCGGTGCGTGCCGGGCAGCGCCTCTGGGCCCAGGGCAGCGACCTGGTGGTGACGGGGTCGGTCAATCCCGGGGCGGAGGTGATCGCGGACGGGAACGTGCATGTCTGGGGGACGCTGAAGGGCCGCGCCATCGCCGGCGGGGCGGACGACACCGAGGCGCGGGTCTTCGCCATGGTCTTCGATCCGGAACTGGTCTCCATTGCCGGCTACTACGCGGTGCGCGATGGGCTGGGCGAGGCGCCGATCGGCAAGGCGGTGCAGGCGCGGCTGGTGGGCGAGAGCATGCGCTTCGACCGGCTGGGGACCTGA
- a CDS encoding SIS domain-containing protein — protein sequence MEEHEGLRLMQAEMARQCGDALASMDGSGAAARAAAAAMRAAGRVVLYGIGGSHYVNRAVEPLYRALGLDCRALGASEALMSPLPDFPRAAVIVSQSGESGEIVELLARPAGQERRFGITLEGGSTLARAAEAVLVGAGGTEHAFAATRSIIVTLALHAAILEALDLPQDAFRAVLAADSPADTAAVDAALVGCDVVAFAGRHVLQGIAQSGALSMMELARVPTIGWEGGQFRHGPFEFLRPGLGILLLRSAGVDGPGVAPLAEACVGAGCTTVVFDASGEAPLPGCLTVALPRNAGLAAGLSMLLAFQPLNIAVARRRVAGRIGTPVRTSKVTV from the coding sequence ATGGAAGAGCATGAGGGCCTGCGCCTGATGCAGGCGGAGATGGCGCGCCAGTGCGGCGACGCGCTCGCCTCGATGGACGGCAGCGGCGCGGCGGCGCGGGCGGCGGCGGCGGCGATGCGCGCCGCCGGGCGGGTGGTGCTCTACGGCATCGGCGGCTCGCACTACGTCAACCGCGCGGTGGAGCCGCTGTACCGCGCGCTGGGGCTGGACTGCCGCGCGCTGGGTGCCTCGGAGGCGCTGATGTCGCCTCTGCCGGACTTTCCCCGGGCCGCCGTCATCGTCTCCCAGTCGGGCGAATCCGGGGAGATCGTGGAGCTGCTGGCCCGCCCCGCGGGGCAGGAGCGTCGCTTCGGCATCACGCTGGAGGGCGGCAGCACCCTGGCCCGCGCGGCGGAGGCGGTGCTGGTCGGCGCCGGCGGCACGGAGCACGCCTTCGCCGCCACCCGCAGCATCATCGTCACCCTGGCCCTGCACGCCGCCATCCTGGAGGCGCTGGACCTGCCGCAGGATGCCTTCCGCGCCGTGCTGGCAGCGGATTCGCCGGCCGACACGGCGGCGGTGGATGCGGCGCTGGTCGGCTGCGACGTGGTGGCCTTCGCCGGGCGGCACGTGCTGCAGGGCATCGCGCAGAGCGGCGCGCTGTCGATGATGGAGCTGGCGCGCGTCCCCACCATCGGCTGGGAGGGCGGGCAGTTCCGCCACGGCCCCTTCGAGTTCCTGCGTCCCGGCCTGGGCATCCTCCTCCTCCGCAGCGCGGGGGTGGACGGGCCGGGCGTGGCGCCCCTGGCCGAGGCCTGCGTCGGGGCGGGCTGCACCACGGTGGTCTTCGATGCGAGCGGCGAGGCGCCGCTGCCCGGCTGCCTGACGGTGGCGCTGCCGCGCAACGCGGGGCTGGCGGCGGGGCTGTCCATGCTGCTGGCCTTCCAGCCGCTGAACATCGCGGTCGCGCGCCGCCGGGTGGCCGGGCGGATCGGCACGCCGGTGCGGACCAGCAAGGTGACAGTCTAG
- a CDS encoding ABC transporter ATP-binding protein, translating to MAQLSLRGVTKSYGPLTVVHGIDLDLADHEFLVLVGPSGCGKSTTLRMIAGLEEISAGEIRIGGKVVNDLAPGDRNIAMVFQNYALYPHMSVAENIAFGLKQRRTPRSEIARRVAEAARVLEIGPLLKRRPRALSGGQRQRVAMGRAIVREPDVFLFDEPLSNLDAKLRVQMRTEIKLLHQTIPTTTVYVTHDQIEAMTLADRVVVMNKGLIEQVGPPQALYHTPASRFVAGFIGSPAMNFLPARLEGEGDGLALRLADGVSLPVPPDRAARYGRFAGREMLLGLRPEHLTEPRSRPGAAPLPATVEVAEPLGVETLVHVTAGGQRLCARFDPDVPVQPGQRLDLAAQMDRMHLIDPATDRVV from the coding sequence ATGGCGCAGCTCAGCCTCCGCGGCGTGACGAAATCCTACGGGCCGCTCACCGTCGTGCACGGGATCGACCTCGACCTGGCCGACCACGAGTTCCTGGTGCTGGTCGGCCCCTCCGGCTGCGGCAAGTCCACCACGCTGCGCATGATCGCGGGGCTGGAGGAGATCTCCGCCGGAGAGATCCGCATCGGCGGCAAGGTGGTGAACGACCTGGCGCCGGGCGACCGCAACATCGCCATGGTGTTCCAGAACTACGCCCTCTACCCGCACATGTCCGTCGCCGAGAACATCGCCTTCGGGCTGAAGCAGCGACGCACGCCGCGTTCGGAGATCGCCCGCCGCGTGGCCGAGGCGGCGCGCGTGCTGGAGATCGGGCCGCTGCTGAAGCGCAGGCCGCGCGCCCTTTCCGGCGGCCAGCGCCAGCGCGTCGCCATGGGCCGGGCCATCGTGCGCGAGCCGGACGTCTTCCTGTTCGACGAGCCGCTCTCCAACCTCGACGCCAAGCTGCGCGTGCAGATGCGCACCGAGATCAAGCTGCTGCACCAGACCATCCCCACCACCACGGTCTACGTCACCCACGACCAGATCGAGGCGATGACGCTGGCCGACCGGGTGGTGGTGATGAACAAGGGGCTGATCGAGCAGGTCGGGCCGCCGCAGGCGCTCTACCACACCCCGGCCAGCCGCTTCGTCGCGGGCTTCATCGGCAGCCCCGCGATGAACTTCCTGCCCGCGCGGCTGGAGGGCGAGGGCGACGGGCTGGCCCTGCGGCTCGCCGACGGCGTCTCCCTGCCGGTGCCGCCGGACCGTGCCGCCCGCTACGGGCGCTTCGCCGGGCGCGAGATGCTGCTGGGGCTGCGGCCGGAGCACCTGACCGAGCCGCGCAGCCGCCCCGGCGCCGCGCCGCTGCCCGCGACGGTGGAGGTGGCGGAGCCCCTGGGCGTGGAGACGCTGGTGCACGTCACGGCCGGCGGCCAGCGCCTCTGCGCCCGCTTCGACCCGGACGTGCCGGTGCAGCCGGGGCAGCGCCTCGACCTCGCCGCGCAGATGGACCGGATGCACCTGATCGACCCCGCCACCGACCGGGTGGTGTAG
- the minD gene encoding septum site-determining protein MinD: protein MAQVIVVTSGKGGVGKTTSSAAMATGLAQMGKKVAVIDFDVGLRNLDLIMGVERRVVFDIVNVIQGEARLNQALIRDKRVDTLSILPASQTRDKDALTQEGVGKVIEEMHPDFDYILCDSPAGIEKGALLALYFADQAIVVTNPEVSSVRDSDRILGVLQSRSKRAEEKRDPVKEHLLVTRYDPARVERGEMLKLEDIQEILRIPLMGVIPESESVLKASNTGNPVILDAESNAGQAYKDAVARFLGEDRPMRFLEAGKKGILSRLFGGRAA, encoded by the coding sequence ATGGCGCAGGTGATCGTGGTGACGTCGGGCAAGGGAGGGGTCGGCAAGACGACCTCCTCCGCGGCCATGGCGACGGGGCTCGCCCAGATGGGCAAGAAGGTCGCGGTGATCGACTTCGACGTCGGCCTGCGCAACCTCGACCTGATCATGGGGGTCGAGCGCCGGGTGGTGTTCGACATCGTCAACGTGATCCAGGGCGAGGCGCGGCTGAACCAGGCGCTGATCCGCGACAAGCGGGTGGACACGCTCTCCATCCTCCCGGCCAGCCAGACGCGCGACAAGGACGCGCTGACCCAGGAGGGCGTCGGCAAGGTCATCGAGGAGATGCACCCCGACTTCGACTACATCCTCTGCGACAGCCCGGCGGGCATCGAGAAGGGCGCGCTGCTGGCGCTGTACTTCGCCGACCAGGCGATCGTGGTGACCAACCCCGAGGTCTCCTCCGTCCGCGACAGCGACCGCATCCTGGGCGTGCTGCAATCCCGCTCCAAGCGCGCGGAGGAGAAGCGCGACCCGGTGAAGGAGCACCTGCTCGTCACCCGCTACGACCCCGCCCGGGTCGAGCGCGGCGAGATGCTGAAGCTGGAGGACATCCAGGAGATCCTGCGCATCCCCCTGATGGGCGTGATCCCGGAGAGCGAGAGCGTGCTCAAGGCGTCCAACACCGGCAACCCGGTGATCCTGGACGCGGAGAGCAATGCGGGGCAGGCCTACAAGGACGCGGTGGCGCGTTTTCTCGGCGAGGACCGGCCCATGCGCTTCCTCGAAGCCGGAAAGAAGGGCATCCTCTCGCGCCTGTTCGGGGGGAGGGCGGCATGA
- a CDS encoding acyl-CoA thioesterase, translating into MADAPAPPSGVPTPGASPAGTPPPGAKPARLLPRRAEYRYFQPITTRWSDNDAYGHVNNAIYYSWFDTTLSRFLLETGELDIQTSPLVGLAVESLCRYHAPVSFPETVTVGLRIGRIGNSSVRFELGIFRGEEDLASAEGHFVHVYVDRATQKVPQPLPERFRAKLAPLLVSPG; encoded by the coding sequence ATGGCCGATGCTCCCGCCCCGCCCTCCGGCGTCCCGACCCCCGGTGCTTCGCCCGCTGGCACCCCACCCCCAGGCGCCAAGCCCGCCCGCCTCCTGCCCCGCCGGGCGGAGTACCGGTACTTCCAGCCCATCACGACGCGCTGGAGCGACAACGATGCCTACGGGCACGTCAACAACGCGATCTACTATTCCTGGTTCGACACGACCCTCTCGCGCTTCCTGCTGGAGACGGGAGAGCTGGACATCCAGACCTCGCCCCTGGTCGGGCTGGCGGTGGAATCCCTGTGCCGCTACCACGCCCCGGTGTCCTTTCCCGAGACGGTGACGGTCGGGCTGCGGATCGGACGGATCGGCAACAGCTCCGTCCGCTTCGAGCTGGGCATCTTCCGTGGCGAGGAGGATCTCGCCAGCGCGGAAGGCCATTTCGTCCACGTCTATGTGGACCGGGCCACCCAGAAGGTGCCGCAGCCGTTGCCGGAACGCTTCCGGGCGAAGCTGGCGCCGCTACTCGTGAGCCCGGGCTGA
- a CDS encoding M81 family metallopeptidase, with translation MKRLRIGVFGMSQEAMLATPGHLDPRTVLVSRGREVVENDLWVVRGIVAALREDPAVEIVPLMVVRCRASAPFAPDFFESCKAEILSLIATNGPFDGLVAGNHGAMEVDGLDVTGDTDLIGAIRAQVGPDLPIAMALDMHGHVPPPLLRDAQAFAVFRTAPHRDDDGTGYRAARMLLRILREGLAPRRAAVHIPLLVPGEMAMTAYEPMRSLYAALPEIDRRPGILGADYMVGFAWNDRPWIGMAALVTTEGDPALARATALEMAAALWARRDEFRLQMPAREVTEGLLEAGRLAQDGPVYVSDAGDNVTAGAYGDLTLVLQAALARPEIGPIVVCNIIAPETVAQCHAAGLGATVTLALGAEHLSRPAVPVPATGVVEALGEALNPTSAPHLRAVSSPWARVRFGHVTATFHARRMQITTPHLLEAMGIDPRAPGVFVFKVGYLHPELEDVGARHILLLSDGTSNLDLTRLPYTRIGRPALPFDAGMEWSPERGLYTDEGT, from the coding sequence ATGAAACGGCTGCGCATCGGCGTCTTCGGCATGTCGCAGGAGGCGATGCTGGCCACGCCCGGCCATCTCGACCCGCGCACCGTGCTGGTCTCGCGCGGGCGGGAGGTGGTGGAGAACGACCTCTGGGTGGTGCGCGGCATCGTGGCCGCGCTGCGCGAGGACCCGGCGGTGGAGATCGTGCCGCTGATGGTGGTGCGCTGCCGCGCCAGCGCCCCCTTCGCCCCCGATTTCTTCGAATCCTGCAAGGCGGAGATCCTGTCCCTGATCGCGACGAACGGCCCCTTCGACGGGCTGGTCGCGGGCAATCACGGCGCGATGGAGGTGGACGGCCTCGACGTCACCGGCGACACCGACCTGATCGGCGCCATCCGGGCGCAGGTCGGGCCGGACCTGCCCATCGCCATGGCGCTGGACATGCACGGCCACGTCCCGCCGCCGCTGCTGCGCGACGCCCAGGCCTTCGCCGTCTTCCGCACCGCGCCGCACCGCGACGACGACGGCACGGGATACCGGGCGGCGCGGATGCTGCTGCGCATCCTGCGCGAGGGGCTGGCGCCGCGCCGCGCGGCCGTCCACATCCCCCTCCTCGTGCCCGGCGAGATGGCGATGACGGCTTACGAGCCGATGCGCTCGCTCTACGCCGCCCTGCCGGAGATCGACCGCCGCCCCGGCATCCTGGGCGCGGACTACATGGTGGGCTTCGCCTGGAACGACCGGCCCTGGATCGGCATGGCCGCCCTGGTCACCACGGAAGGCGATCCGGCGCTGGCGCGCGCGACGGCGCTGGAGATGGCGGCGGCGCTCTGGGCCCGGCGCGACGAGTTCCGCCTGCAGATGCCGGCGCGCGAGGTGACGGAAGGGCTGCTGGAGGCCGGCCGCCTGGCACAGGACGGGCCCGTCTATGTCAGCGATGCTGGCGACAATGTCACCGCCGGGGCCTATGGCGACCTGACCCTGGTGTTGCAGGCGGCGCTCGCCCGGCCGGAGATCGGCCCCATTGTCGTCTGCAACATCATCGCGCCGGAGACGGTGGCGCAGTGCCACGCGGCGGGCCTCGGCGCGACGGTGACGCTCGCCCTGGGGGCGGAGCATCTCTCGCGCCCGGCCGTGCCGGTGCCCGCGACCGGCGTGGTGGAGGCGCTGGGCGAGGCGCTGAACCCCACCTCCGCGCCGCACCTGCGCGCCGTCAGCTCCCCCTGGGCGCGGGTGCGCTTCGGCCATGTCACCGCGACCTTCCACGCCCGGCGCATGCAGATCACGACGCCCCATTTGCTGGAGGCGATGGGGATCGACCCGCGTGCGCCGGGCGTCTTCGTGTTCAAGGTCGGCTACCTGCATCCGGAGCTGGAGGATGTCGGCGCCCGCCACATCCTGCTGCTCAGCGACGGCACCTCCAACCTCGACCTCACCCGGCTGCCCTATACGCGGATCGGGCGGCCCGCCCTGCCCTTCGACGCGGGGATGGAATGGTCGCCGGAACGGGGCCTGTACACGGATGAGGGGACCTGA
- a CDS encoding oxidoreductase produces MDTPIRVLLVGFGLAGQFFHAPLLTRTEGMEMAGVVTSAVAKANAALPGVPVFPDAVTAFREAGAALAVIAAPTGLHAALAEAALRAGLHVVVDKPFTSTLAEAQALAELARAEGRLLTVFQNRRWDADFLEVGRLVREGRLGRVAQFESRYDRFRPEVTDRWRERAGPGAGLWFDLGAHLLDQALVLFGAPEAIRAELAIQRPGGEADDWFHAVLRYPDGLRVILQGGSLLPDHGLRFAVHGTGGSYVKHGLDTQALAMRDGKGPGDAGWGEDPLPGLLTLADGRRESWPVRSPGSYECFYQGVRDAIRQGSEGPVTLDQALTCMTVLEAAVTSSERRAEVPLGPLRF; encoded by the coding sequence ATGGATACTCCGATCCGGGTCCTGCTGGTCGGCTTCGGCCTGGCGGGACAGTTCTTCCACGCGCCGCTGCTGACCCGGACGGAGGGGATGGAGATGGCGGGCGTCGTCACCTCTGCCGTGGCGAAGGCGAATGCCGCCCTGCCCGGCGTGCCCGTCTTCCCCGACGCCGTCACCGCCTTCCGCGAGGCGGGGGCGGCGCTGGCCGTGATCGCCGCGCCGACCGGGCTGCATGCCGCGCTGGCCGAGGCGGCGCTGCGGGCGGGGCTGCATGTGGTGGTGGACAAGCCCTTCACCTCCACCCTGGCCGAGGCGCAGGCCCTGGCCGAGCTTGCCCGGGCGGAGGGAAGGCTGCTGACCGTCTTCCAGAACCGCCGCTGGGATGCCGACTTCCTGGAGGTGGGCCGGCTGGTGCGGGAGGGCCGGCTGGGCCGCGTCGCGCAGTTCGAATCCCGCTACGACCGTTTCCGCCCCGAGGTCACCGACCGCTGGCGCGAGCGCGCCGGGCCGGGCGCAGGGCTGTGGTTCGACCTGGGGGCGCACCTGCTGGACCAGGCCCTGGTTCTCTTCGGCGCGCCGGAGGCGATCCGGGCGGAGTTGGCGATCCAGCGCCCGGGCGGCGAGGCGGATGACTGGTTCCACGCCGTGCTGCGCTACCCGGACGGGCTGCGGGTGATCCTGCAGGGCGGCAGCCTGCTGCCCGATCACGGGCTGCGCTTCGCCGTGCACGGCACGGGCGGCAGCTACGTCAAGCACGGGCTGGACACCCAGGCGCTGGCCATGCGCGACGGCAAGGGGCCGGGCGATGCCGGCTGGGGCGAGGACCCGCTGCCCGGCCTGCTAACCCTGGCCGATGGCCGGCGCGAATCCTGGCCGGTGCGTTCGCCGGGCTCCTACGAATGCTTCTACCAGGGGGTGCGGGACGCCATCCGCCAGGGTAGCGAGGGCCCGGTGACCCTGGACCAGGCCCTGACCTGCATGACAGTGCTGGAGGCGGCGGTCACGAGTTCGGAGCGACGGGCCGAGGTCCCGCTGGGGCCGCTGCGCTTCTGA
- the minE gene encoding cell division topological specificity factor MinE codes for MKWLEFFRANRKAEPPTASAAKERLQIILSHERISRNGEDFLPKLQREIVELVAKHVAINPEKVKVDLERGSDLSALAITVELPGPGNEAGSRITA; via the coding sequence ATGAAGTGGCTGGAATTCTTCCGCGCCAACCGCAAGGCCGAGCCGCCCACCGCCTCGGCCGCGAAGGAGCGGCTGCAGATCATCCTCAGCCATGAGCGGATCAGCCGGAACGGCGAGGACTTCCTGCCCAAGCTGCAACGGGAGATCGTCGAGCTGGTGGCCAAGCACGTGGCCATCAACCCCGAGAAGGTGAAGGTGGACCTGGAGCGCGGCAGCGACCTCTCCGCCCTCGCCATCACCGTGGAGCTGCCGGGCCCGGGCAACGAGGCGGGAAGCCGCATCACGGCCTGA